One region of Vibrio pelagius genomic DNA includes:
- a CDS encoding DUF1853 family protein: MASLQRFFQWIIDSPPILECKDPVSDLTLFASSQSLPNDHQYQGNPRLGFVYQHLCQTLFENSPNYVIAHDEIQINVNGRTLGAIDFILEDKRNAQLEHWEVAIKFYLLHEDTWYGPNAHDQLDKKLDRMLSHQLQMSCSEAFRAQYPDLDIQSQHLLMQGRLYTNPFLEQKVPTHCLGYKINSTQVNGYWCYQNQAHLIEEALYPLTKNQWASGTEDFEQSPITEFGDRFIHGQTKSGQFWFVMPERWPHG; this comes from the coding sequence ATGGCGTCATTACAACGATTTTTTCAATGGATCATAGATTCACCGCCAATATTAGAGTGCAAGGACCCCGTCAGTGATTTAACACTATTTGCATCGTCACAATCACTTCCAAATGACCACCAATATCAAGGCAATCCAAGATTAGGCTTTGTTTATCAGCATTTGTGCCAGACTCTGTTCGAAAACTCACCAAATTACGTCATTGCTCATGATGAGATCCAAATCAATGTAAATGGTCGAACATTGGGTGCCATAGACTTTATTCTAGAAGATAAGCGCAACGCTCAATTGGAGCATTGGGAAGTGGCCATTAAGTTTTATCTGCTTCATGAAGATACTTGGTATGGCCCAAATGCGCATGACCAACTCGACAAGAAGCTTGATCGTATGCTTAGCCACCAATTGCAAATGTCTTGTTCTGAAGCATTTCGCGCTCAATACCCAGACCTCGATATTCAATCGCAACATCTGTTAATGCAAGGCCGCTTGTATACTAACCCATTTCTTGAACAAAAAGTTCCAACTCATTGTTTAGGTTATAAAATTAATTCCACGCAAGTAAACGGCTACTGGTGTTATCAAAATCAAGCTCACCTTATTGAAGAAGCGCTGTACCCACTTACCAAGAATCAATGGGCGTCAGGTACTGAAGATTTCGAGCAGTCACCCATTACAGAGTTTGGCGATCGCTTTATACATGGCCAAACAAAGTCTGGGCAGTTCTGGTTCGTGATGCCAGAACGTTGGCCACATGGATAG
- a CDS encoding DUF2788 domain-containing protein yields MLYDYMNIIESIGLDLLFASIFFLIGMAIKDVLKQGNVPAFGRRIVWLVLFLGCAGFIAKGIIQVSWEGSGIG; encoded by the coding sequence ATGCTTTACGACTACATGAACATCATTGAATCTATTGGTTTAGATCTTCTATTTGCATCGATTTTCTTTCTAATCGGTATGGCAATTAAAGACGTTCTGAAACAGGGTAATGTTCCGGCGTTTGGTCGTCGCATTGTGTGGTTAGTGTTGTTCCTTGGCTGCGCGGGTTTTATCGCCAAGGGAATTATTCAAGTGAGCTGGGAAGGTTCAGGAATCGGTTGA
- a CDS encoding Nif3-like dinuclear metal center hexameric protein, whose product MNNLQLEKILNEKLQPQQIKDYSPNGLQVEGTPEVKRVVTGVTASQALIDKAVELNADALLVHHGYFWKGEPEPIRGMKGKRIRTLIKNDINLMGYHLPLDIHPELGNNAELARLLEIEVEGGLEGHPQSVAMFGKLSKPMTGAEFAQKINQVLNRAPLHIAPENADKMIETVGWCTGGGQDYIELAASNGLDAFISGEISERTTYSAREQDIHYFAAGHHATERYGIKALGEWLAKEHGLDVEFIDIDNPV is encoded by the coding sequence ATGAATAACCTACAGTTAGAAAAAATTCTTAATGAGAAGCTGCAACCTCAACAGATTAAAGATTACAGTCCGAATGGTCTACAAGTCGAGGGTACGCCTGAAGTCAAACGCGTTGTAACAGGAGTTACTGCTTCACAAGCTTTGATTGATAAGGCGGTTGAGCTAAACGCAGATGCACTGCTTGTTCATCATGGTTACTTCTGGAAAGGTGAGCCTGAACCGATTCGCGGAATGAAAGGTAAACGCATCCGCACTTTGATTAAGAATGACATCAACCTGATGGGTTATCACCTGCCTTTGGATATTCATCCGGAATTAGGTAACAACGCAGAGCTGGCTCGACTGCTTGAAATCGAGGTAGAAGGTGGTTTAGAAGGGCACCCGCAATCAGTCGCTATGTTTGGTAAGTTGAGCAAGCCAATGACAGGTGCTGAATTTGCGCAGAAGATCAATCAGGTGTTGAATCGTGCTCCTTTGCATATTGCTCCGGAAAACGCCGATAAAATGATTGAAACAGTCGGTTGGTGTACGGGTGGTGGTCAAGACTACATTGAGCTTGCTGCGTCAAACGGCTTAGATGCATTTATCTCGGGTGAGATCTCAGAACGCACAACGTATTCAGCGCGTGAGCAAGACATCCATTATTTTGCTGCAGGTCACCATGCAACAGAGCGCTACGGTATTAAAGCGCTCGGTGAATGGCTTGCAAAAGAGCATGGTTTGGATGTTGAGTTTATCGATATCGATAATCCGGTATAA
- the fldA gene encoding flavodoxin FldA, producing the protein MASVGLFFGSDTGNTEAVAKMIQKQLSKQLVHVQDIAKSSKEDIDNFDLLLLGIPTWYYGEAQCDWDDFFPELEAIDFSTKLVAIFGCGDQEDYAEYFCDAMGTIRDIVEAKGGTILGYTSTEGYEFEASKALVEGDDSQFVGLCIDEDRQPELTDERVSNWVKQIHEEMCLAELED; encoded by the coding sequence ATGGCAAGTGTAGGTCTCTTCTTCGGTAGCGATACAGGTAACACTGAAGCTGTTGCAAAGATGATTCAAAAACAATTGAGCAAGCAGCTCGTTCATGTTCAAGACATTGCAAAAAGCAGCAAAGAAGATATCGATAACTTCGACCTGCTTCTTCTAGGTATCCCAACTTGGTACTACGGCGAAGCACAATGTGATTGGGACGACTTTTTCCCAGAGCTAGAAGCCATCGACTTCTCAACTAAGCTAGTGGCTATCTTTGGTTGTGGTGACCAAGAAGACTACGCTGAATACTTCTGTGATGCTATGGGTACAATCCGCGACATCGTTGAAGCGAAAGGCGGGACTATTCTAGGTTACACTTCAACTGAAGGTTACGAATTCGAAGCGTCTAAAGCCCTTGTTGAAGGCGACGACAGTCAATTTGTGGGTCTATGTATCGATGAAGATCGTCAACCAGAGCTAACTGACGAGCGCGTATCTAACTGGGTTAAGCAAATCCACGAAGAGATGTGCCTAGCAGAGCTAGAAGACTAA
- the sdhA gene encoding succinate dehydrogenase flavoprotein subunit — MTIPVREFDAVVIGAGGAGMRAALQISEQGLSCALLSKVFPTRSHTVSAQGGITVALGNAHEDHWEQHMYDTVKGSDYIGDQDAIEYMCKNGPESVIELEKMGLPFSRFDNGTIYQRPFGGQSKNFGGEQAARTAAAADRTGHALLHTLYQQNIKHKTTVFSEWYALDLVKNEDGAILGTTALCMETGEVCYFKAKATILATGGAGRIYASTTNAHINTGDGVGMAIRAGVPMQDIEMWQFHPTGIAGAGVLVTEGCRGEGGYLLNKDGERFMERYAPNAKDLAGRDVVARSMMVEIREGRGCDGPWGPHIKLKLDHLGKETLESRLPGVCELSRTFAHVDPVKEPIPVIPTCHYMMGGVPTQVSGQAIKQAADGSDVEVQGLFACGEIASVSVHGANRLGGNSLLDLVVFGRATGLHLGETLKKQADAKPATEEDIARSLERYNRWENSTDGEDPAQIRKDLQQCMQNNFSVFREGKAMAEGLEELKAIRERLKNAHLSDKSTEFNTQRIECLELENLMETAYATAVAANYRTESRGAHARFDFPDRDDEQWLCHTLYNPDTEEMSKRNVNMEPIHREAFPPKARTY; from the coding sequence GTGACTATTCCTGTTCGTGAGTTTGATGCCGTAGTAATCGGCGCTGGTGGTGCTGGTATGCGTGCCGCACTACAAATTTCAGAGCAAGGCCTTTCATGTGCATTGCTTTCTAAAGTATTTCCAACTCGTTCTCATACCGTTTCTGCTCAAGGTGGTATTACGGTTGCGCTAGGTAATGCGCATGAGGACCACTGGGAACAACACATGTACGATACGGTTAAAGGTTCTGATTACATCGGTGACCAAGACGCTATCGAATACATGTGTAAAAATGGCCCAGAATCCGTTATCGAACTAGAGAAGATGGGTCTTCCATTCTCTCGTTTTGACAACGGTACTATCTACCAACGTCCTTTTGGTGGTCAATCGAAAAACTTTGGTGGTGAGCAAGCAGCTCGTACTGCAGCAGCAGCTGACCGTACTGGTCACGCATTGCTACACACGCTTTACCAACAAAACATCAAGCACAAAACAACCGTATTCTCTGAGTGGTATGCGCTTGATCTTGTGAAGAATGAAGACGGTGCCATCCTTGGTACAACAGCTCTTTGCATGGAAACAGGCGAAGTATGCTACTTCAAAGCAAAAGCAACTATCCTAGCGACGGGTGGTGCTGGTCGTATTTACGCGTCAACTACAAACGCGCACATCAATACTGGTGACGGTGTTGGTATGGCGATCCGTGCTGGCGTTCCAATGCAAGACATCGAAATGTGGCAGTTCCACCCAACGGGTATCGCTGGTGCAGGTGTTTTGGTAACGGAAGGTTGTCGTGGTGAAGGTGGTTACCTTCTAAATAAAGACGGTGAGCGCTTCATGGAACGTTACGCACCAAACGCGAAAGACTTAGCGGGTCGTGACGTTGTTGCTCGTTCAATGATGGTTGAAATCCGTGAAGGCCGTGGTTGTGACGGCCCTTGGGGTCCACACATCAAACTGAAACTGGATCACCTAGGTAAAGAGACGCTTGAATCTCGTCTACCTGGCGTTTGTGAACTGTCTCGTACTTTCGCACACGTTGACCCAGTAAAAGAGCCAATTCCAGTAATTCCAACATGTCACTACATGATGGGTGGTGTGCCGACGCAAGTTTCTGGTCAAGCGATCAAGCAAGCTGCCGATGGTAGCGATGTCGAAGTACAAGGTCTATTCGCTTGTGGTGAGATTGCTTCTGTATCTGTACACGGCGCAAACCGCTTGGGTGGTAACTCGCTACTTGATTTGGTGGTATTTGGTCGTGCGACCGGTCTACACCTAGGTGAGACACTGAAGAAGCAAGCGGATGCGAAGCCAGCAACTGAAGAAGACATTGCCCGTTCACTGGAGCGCTACAACCGTTGGGAAAACAGTACAGACGGTGAAGATCCAGCGCAGATCCGTAAAGATCTACAGCAATGTATGCAGAACAACTTCTCTGTATTCCGTGAAGGTAAAGCAATGGCAGAGGGTCTAGAAGAGCTTAAAGCGATTCGTGAGCGTCTGAAGAATGCACACCTTTCTGACAAGTCTACAGAGTTCAATACGCAGCGTATTGAATGTCTAGAGCTTGAAAACCTAATGGAAACAGCTTACGCGACTGCTGTAGCGGCTAATTACCGTACAGAAAGCCGTGGTGCACACGCTCGTTTTGACTTCCCTGATCGTGATGATGAGCAATGGCTATGCCACACGCTTTACAATCCAGATACGGAAGAGATGTCTAAGCGTAACGTAAACATGGAACCTATCCACCGTGAAGCGTTCCCACCAAAAGCACGTACGTACTAA
- the sdhC gene encoding succinate dehydrogenase cytochrome b556 subunit, translating into MSKPVKERKTRPVNLDLQTIHFPITAIASILHRVSGVITFVAIGILLYLLNISLSSPEGFAEASDIVDGFFVKFILWGILTALAYHIAGGIRHLLMDLGHFEELESGAKSAKVAFAATAVLSLLAGILVW; encoded by the coding sequence GTGAGCAAGCCCGTGAAAGAAAGAAAGACAAGACCTGTTAATTTAGATTTGCAGACTATCCACTTTCCTATCACAGCAATAGCTTCCATCCTACACCGCGTGTCTGGGGTGATTACTTTTGTTGCGATTGGAATTTTACTTTATCTATTAAATATTTCCCTCTCTTCCCCGGAAGGCTTCGCGGAAGCAAGCGACATCGTCGATGGCTTTTTCGTTAAGTTTATTCTGTGGGGCATTTTAACCGCTCTGGCATACCACATTGCTGGTGGTATTCGTCACCTTCTTATGGACCTAGGTCACTTTGAAGAGCTGGAATCTGGCGCTAAGAGCGCTAAGGTTGCATTCGCAGCGACAGCGGTATTGTCTCTACTAGCGGGGATCTTAGTATGGTAA
- a CDS encoding DUF4442 domain-containing protein, with amino-acid sequence MNKQLARIYKPGIVKFALNIWPPFWGAGIKIDHISHDFRVVKTVLKLRWWNKNANRTQYGGSIFSLTDPVYSLMLMGILGERYYVWDKEASINFIKPGQSDLYAEFEITQNQLDDIYRQTQLGEKCFPEFIIYVKDKEGQVVSEIQRTLYVRKKPQFREDDEPVEA; translated from the coding sequence ATGAACAAGCAACTCGCTAGAATCTACAAACCCGGTATCGTTAAATTTGCGCTCAACATCTGGCCGCCTTTTTGGGGAGCAGGTATCAAAATCGACCACATTAGCCATGATTTTCGAGTTGTAAAGACGGTGTTGAAGTTACGCTGGTGGAATAAAAATGCCAATCGTACCCAATACGGAGGCAGTATCTTTTCTCTCACTGATCCAGTTTACTCACTGATGTTAATGGGTATTCTTGGTGAGCGTTATTATGTTTGGGATAAAGAAGCGAGCATTAATTTTATCAAACCTGGTCAGTCGGATCTGTATGCCGAGTTTGAAATTACTCAAAATCAATTGGATGACATTTATCGTCAAACCCAACTGGGTGAAAAGTGCTTTCCGGAGTTTATTATTTATGTCAAAGACAAAGAAGGGCAGGTGGTGTCTGAAATCCAACGCACGCTCTATGTAAGGAAGAAACCACAATTTAGAGAAGACGATGAGCCTGTAGAGGCTTGA
- the sdhD gene encoding succinate dehydrogenase, hydrophobic membrane anchor protein: MVNNVSTFGRNGVHDFLLIRATAIIMTLYTIYLVSFCAFTDISYVSWTQFFGGTFTKVFTMLALTSVLVHAWIGLWQVLTDYIKCAKLRVGLQVGVVAVLLGYFFSGLFVLWGA; this comes from the coding sequence ATGGTAAACAACGTTTCTACATTTGGTCGTAATGGCGTTCACGATTTCCTACTGATTCGTGCAACTGCAATCATTATGACGCTTTACACAATTTATTTGGTGAGCTTTTGTGCCTTCACCGACATCTCTTACGTATCATGGACTCAGTTCTTTGGTGGAACTTTCACTAAAGTCTTTACCATGTTAGCGCTTACCTCGGTTCTTGTTCACGCTTGGATCGGTCTATGGCAAGTGCTAACCGACTACATCAAATGCGCTAAACTGCGTGTTGGTCTTCAAGTAGGTGTAGTTGCGGTTCTTCTAGGATATTTCTTCTCTGGTCTGTTTGTTTTGTGGGGTGCGTAA
- the seqA gene encoding replication initiation negative regulator SeqA has protein sequence MKTIEVDEDLYRYIAGQTERIGESASDILRRLLQVDNQGLAPAEEIVEPKGIVVSKEVGFTPEKLDGVKEMRSLLISDEFASLKKAIDRFMLVLSTLHKIDPASFSEATQVKGRKRVYFADNEATLLANGNTTKPKAIPNSPFWVITNNNTSRKRQMVEQLMSRMNFQAELIEKVTGSI, from the coding sequence ATGAAAACAATTGAGGTTGATGAGGACCTGTACCGTTATATCGCGGGTCAGACAGAACGTATCGGCGAAAGTGCTTCAGATATTCTGCGCCGCTTATTGCAGGTGGATAATCAAGGCTTGGCTCCGGCTGAAGAGATCGTGGAGCCGAAAGGTATCGTTGTGAGTAAGGAAGTAGGCTTTACTCCAGAGAAGCTAGATGGCGTTAAAGAGATGCGCTCGCTGCTTATTTCAGATGAATTTGCCTCTTTAAAGAAAGCCATTGATCGTTTCATGCTGGTGCTATCAACACTGCATAAAATTGACCCAGCGAGCTTTTCAGAAGCGACTCAAGTAAAAGGTCGCAAACGTGTCTACTTCGCAGACAATGAAGCGACACTGCTGGCTAACGGTAATACGACTAAGCCAAAAGCGATTCCAAACAGCCCGTTTTGGGTAATCACCAATAACAACACCAGTCGCAAAAGACAGATGGTTGAACAGTTGATGAGTCGCATGAATTTCCAAGCTGAACTAATAGAAAAAGTAACAGGTTCAATCTAA
- the pgm gene encoding phosphoglucomutase (alpha-D-glucose-1,6-bisphosphate-dependent): MAMHPRAGQKAQQEDLHNIPALVANYFLQQPDASNPDHKVQFGTSGHRGTADKSTFNENHILAIAQAVAEVRAEQGTTGPLFVGKDTHALSEPAFSSVVEVLVANGVQVITQQDNGYTPTPGVSHAILTYNLKHEDKADGIVITPSHNPPQDGGIKYNPVHGGPAEAELTQAIEDRANVLIAEGLQGVKRMSLVEAKASELFVEMDLVKPYIDDLVNVIDMEAIQKANLKIGVDPLGGSGIDYWRQIGKAYNLDLTLVSEAIDPSFQFMSLDKDGVVRMDCSSPYAMAGLLALKDEYDLAFGNDPDYDRHGIVTPKGLMNPNHFLAVCIDYLYRHREGWGKDVAVGKTLVSSALIDRVVADLGRELCEVPVGFKWFVDGLYKGTFGFGGEESAGASFLRKDGTPWSTDKDGIILCLLAAEITAVTGKNPQDYYEELAAKHGESKYNRIQAVANGQQKDVLKKLSPEMVAAETLAGDAITARLTHAPGNGAAIGGLKVTTENGWFAARPSGTEDIYKIYCESFKGEEHLKQIEEEAQEIVNQVFAAAGL, from the coding sequence ATGGCTATGCACCCTCGTGCTGGGCAGAAAGCTCAGCAGGAAGATCTTCATAATATCCCGGCTTTAGTTGCAAACTACTTCTTACAGCAACCGGATGCTTCAAACCCAGACCACAAAGTACAGTTTGGTACTTCAGGTCATCGCGGTACAGCAGACAAATCAACATTTAATGAAAACCACATTCTCGCTATTGCTCAAGCAGTAGCTGAAGTGCGTGCAGAGCAGGGCACGACTGGTCCTCTGTTTGTAGGTAAAGATACACACGCGCTTTCGGAACCAGCATTTTCCAGTGTTGTTGAAGTACTTGTTGCCAATGGCGTTCAAGTTATCACTCAACAAGACAATGGCTATACTCCAACACCTGGCGTTTCTCACGCGATTCTAACGTACAACCTTAAGCACGAAGATAAGGCTGACGGTATCGTTATTACGCCATCTCACAACCCACCACAAGATGGCGGTATCAAGTACAATCCAGTACACGGTGGCCCTGCGGAAGCTGAGTTGACTCAAGCTATCGAAGATCGTGCAAACGTTCTGATCGCAGAAGGCTTGCAAGGTGTGAAACGCATGTCTCTTGTAGAAGCGAAAGCATCTGAGCTGTTTGTAGAGATGGATCTTGTTAAGCCATACATCGATGACCTAGTGAATGTGATCGATATGGAAGCAATCCAAAAAGCAAACCTAAAAATTGGTGTTGATCCACTTGGTGGTAGCGGCATCGACTACTGGCGTCAAATCGGTAAGGCATACAACCTTGACCTAACACTGGTAAGTGAAGCGATTGATCCATCGTTCCAGTTTATGTCTCTAGATAAAGACGGCGTGGTTCGTATGGACTGTTCTTCTCCTTACGCAATGGCAGGTCTGCTAGCGCTTAAAGACGAATACGACCTAGCATTTGGTAATGACCCCGATTACGACCGCCACGGTATCGTAACGCCAAAAGGTCTAATGAACCCGAACCACTTCCTAGCGGTATGTATCGATTACCTATACCGTCATCGTGAAGGTTGGGGCAAAGATGTCGCGGTTGGTAAGACACTGGTATCAAGTGCATTGATTGACCGCGTAGTTGCAGACCTTGGTCGTGAACTATGTGAAGTTCCGGTAGGCTTTAAGTGGTTTGTAGATGGTCTATACAAGGGTACGTTCGGCTTTGGTGGTGAAGAGTCTGCGGGTGCATCATTCCTACGTAAAGACGGTACACCATGGTCAACAGATAAAGATGGCATCATTCTGTGTCTTCTTGCTGCTGAGATTACCGCGGTAACGGGCAAGAACCCACAAGACTACTACGAAGAGCTAGCGGCAAAACACGGAGAGTCTAAATACAACCGTATTCAAGCCGTTGCTAACGGCCAGCAAAAAGACGTACTTAAAAAGCTATCACCAGAGATGGTTGCAGCGGAAACATTGGCGGGTGATGCAATCACTGCTCGTCTAACGCACGCTCCAGGTAATGGCGCAGCTATCGGTGGTCTTAAAGTAACAACTGAAAACGGTTGGTTTGCAGCTCGTCCGTCAGGCACTGAAGATATCTACAAGATCTACTGCGAAAGCTTTAAAGGCGAAGAGCACCTGAAGCAAATCGAAGAAGAAGCTCAAGAGATCGTTAACCAAGTGTTTGCTGCGGCAGGTTTATAA
- a CDS encoding citrate synthase: MADKKATLHIEGQAPIELPITEGVLGTPVIDVRTLGSNGFFTFDPGFLATASCESQITFIDGGKGILLHRGYPIDQLANNADYLEVCYILLYGEAPSRDEYEKFKTTVTRHTMVHEQIASFFHGFRRDAHPMAVMCGVVGALAAFYHDSLDINNDTHREIAAYRLISKMPTLAAMCYKYSIGQPFIYPRNDLNYAENFLHMMFANPCEEYEVNPIVARAMDKIFTLHADHEQNASTSTVRLSGSSGANPFACIAAGIASLWGPAHGGANEACLRMLEEIGSVDNIEEYVAKAKDKDDPFRLMGFGHRVYKNYDPRATVMREACHEVLKELNIKDPLLDVAMELERIALSDEYFVSKKLYPNVDFYSGIILKAIGIPVSMFTVIFAMSRTIGWIAHWNEMHSDPTNRIGRPRQLYTGKEQRDFKALHERE, from the coding sequence ATGGCGGATAAGAAAGCTACCCTTCATATTGAAGGTCAAGCGCCAATCGAGCTGCCGATTACGGAAGGTGTACTTGGTACGCCAGTGATCGATGTTCGTACACTAGGTTCTAATGGTTTTTTCACTTTTGACCCTGGTTTTCTTGCCACTGCATCCTGTGAGTCTCAAATCACTTTTATTGACGGCGGCAAAGGTATCCTTTTGCACCGTGGATACCCAATTGACCAACTAGCCAATAACGCTGATTACTTGGAAGTATGTTACATCCTTCTCTATGGTGAAGCCCCATCTCGCGACGAATACGAGAAATTCAAAACGACCGTTACTCGTCACACCATGGTTCATGAACAAATCGCAAGCTTCTTCCACGGCTTCCGTCGTGACGCCCACCCAATGGCTGTTATGTGTGGCGTGGTTGGTGCTCTTGCTGCGTTTTATCATGACTCACTTGATATCAATAACGACACGCACCGTGAGATCGCGGCTTACCGCCTGATCTCGAAAATGCCAACGTTAGCCGCAATGTGTTACAAGTACTCGATCGGCCAACCGTTCATCTACCCTCGTAACGACCTGAACTACGCAGAAAACTTCCTTCACATGATGTTCGCAAACCCATGTGAAGAGTACGAAGTGAACCCTATCGTTGCTCGTGCAATGGATAAGATCTTCACTCTGCACGCAGACCATGAGCAAAATGCTTCTACTTCAACTGTACGTCTATCTGGTTCTTCAGGTGCTAACCCGTTCGCGTGTATCGCGGCAGGTATCGCGTCTCTTTGGGGTCCAGCTCACGGTGGTGCAAACGAAGCGTGTCTACGTATGCTGGAAGAAATCGGCAGCGTTGATAACATCGAAGAGTATGTTGCAAAAGCGAAAGACAAAGACGACCCATTCCGTCTAATGGGCTTCGGTCACCGCGTTTACAAAAACTACGACCCACGCGCGACAGTAATGCGTGAAGCATGTCACGAAGTACTGAAAGAGCTGAACATCAAAGATCCACTGCTAGACGTTGCTATGGAACTTGAGCGTATCGCCCTTTCTGACGAGTACTTCGTATCTAAGAAACTGTACCCGAACGTAGACTTCTACTCAGGTATCATCCTGAAAGCGATCGGTATCCCTGTTTCAATGTTCACAGTAATCTTCGCGATGTCTCGTACTATCGGTTGGATTGCACACTGGAACGAAATGCACAGCGACCCAACGAACCGTATCGGTCGTCCACGTCAACTTTACACGGGTAAAGAGCAGCGTGACTTTAAAGCACTTCACGAACGTGAATAA
- a CDS encoding alpha/beta fold hydrolase produces the protein MSVQLNYKLEGEGHTIVLIHGLFGNLDNLGLLARDLKTDHQVLSIDLRNHGISPHSDIHDYHSMAGDVAQLLTSLNISKPTVIGHSMGGKVAMALTELVSIEKLIVLDMAPVAYTQNRHDNVFAGLNAVIEKQPTSRSEALKVLARHIEIDGVRQFLTKSLYKNESGIMVWRFNVASLEANYANIIGWEPIEKTSVKTLLIKGGDSDYLMPEHQPLVQQQFSNVKAHVIANTGHWLHAEKPKEVLRAIRKFLS, from the coding sequence ATGTCAGTACAGCTCAACTATAAATTGGAAGGTGAGGGTCACACCATCGTTTTGATCCACGGATTATTCGGCAACTTGGATAATTTAGGCCTACTTGCTCGTGATCTTAAAACCGATCATCAAGTACTCAGTATTGATCTACGTAACCATGGTATTTCCCCGCACAGCGATATACACGATTACCACTCGATGGCTGGTGATGTGGCGCAGCTTTTGACGTCACTCAATATCTCTAAACCAACCGTTATTGGTCACTCAATGGGTGGTAAGGTTGCGATGGCGCTGACTGAATTAGTGAGCATCGAGAAACTTATTGTACTCGACATGGCACCTGTCGCTTATACGCAAAACCGCCACGACAATGTTTTTGCAGGTTTAAACGCCGTCATCGAAAAGCAACCAACTTCTCGTTCAGAAGCGCTCAAGGTATTAGCCCGCCATATTGAAATTGACGGCGTACGCCAGTTTTTAACCAAGTCACTGTACAAAAACGAAAGCGGGATAATGGTGTGGCGATTTAATGTTGCATCGTTAGAAGCAAATTACGCCAATATTATTGGTTGGGAACCAATCGAAAAAACCAGCGTCAAAACACTACTGATTAAGGGTGGCGACTCTGACTACTTGATGCCAGAACATCAACCTCTGGTTCAGCAGCAGTTTTCTAATGTGAAAGCGCATGTCATTGCCAATACTGGGCACTGGCTACATGCAGAGAAACCCAAGGAAGTTCTCAGAGCTATTCGCAAGTTTTTGAGCTAA
- the fcrX gene encoding ferric iron uptake transcriptional regulator FcrX: protein MSDNNQALKDAGLKVTLPRLKILEVLQQPDCQHISAEDLYKKLIDLGEEIGLATVYRVLNQFDDAGIVTRHHFEGGKSVFELSTQHHHDHLVCLDCGEVIEFSDDIIEERQKEIAKRYNVQLTNHSLYLYGKSISGDCKGNPDAHKAKK from the coding sequence ATGTCAGACAACAATCAAGCGCTAAAAGATGCTGGTCTTAAAGTGACCCTCCCAAGGCTCAAAATTCTAGAAGTATTACAACAGCCAGACTGCCAACACATTAGTGCTGAAGACTTGTATAAAAAGCTAATCGACTTAGGTGAAGAGATTGGCCTTGCGACCGTTTATCGAGTTCTTAACCAATTCGATGACGCTGGCATTGTAACTCGTCACCACTTCGAAGGCGGCAAGTCTGTATTCGAACTATCAACGCAGCATCATCACGATCACCTTGTATGTTTAGACTGTGGTGAAGTGATTGAATTCTCAGACGACATCATCGAAGAGAGACAAAAAGAGATCGCTAAGCGTTATAACGTTCAGCTAACGAACCATAGCTTGTACCTTTACGGTAAGAGCATATCGGGTGACTGCAAAGGCAACCCGGACGCGCATAAAGCGAAGAAATAA